The Microbacterium horticulturae region AGGGAGACGACGGCGCCCTGCACCTGCGCCCGCTCGACGACATACCCGAGCACCTGCGCGGATGCGTCGTCGTCCACCCGGGGGCGAGCGCGCCCGCGCGGCGCTGGCCGGCAGAACGGTTCCGGCAGCTCGTGCGACTGCTGCACGCACGCGGCCGGCAGGTGGTCGTCACCGGGACCGCGGCCGAGAGCGAGCTCACCCGCGACGTGGCCCAAGATCTCGCCGTCGACCTCGGCGGCCGGCTGGACGTGCCCGCCCTCGCGGCGCTCATCGCCGCCGCGCGCGTGGTCGTCTGCGGCAACACCGGGCCGGCGCACCTCGCCGCCGCCGTCGGCACGCCCGTCGTGTCGCTGTTCGCCCCGGTCGTCTCCGCGACCAAGTGGGCGCCCTACCGCGTGCCCCATGTGCTGCTCGGCGATCCCACCGCGCCGTGCAGAAACAGCCGAGCGCGCGAGTGCCCCGTGCCGGGGCATCCGTGTCTGACGTCCGTCTCGGCGGAGGTGGTCGCCGACGCCTGTGAACACCTCGCCCCGGTGATCGAGGGGGTGCCGGCGTGAGAGTTCTCTTCTGGCACGTGCACGGCGGATATGCCAACAGCTTTCTGCGCGGAGGGCACGACTACCTCGTCCCGGTCGAGAACGGGCACGAGCCCGGCGCCGCCCTCCGCGACTGGCCGGGTGCCCGGCTGGTAGACGCCGCGGCTCTGCACGACGAGCAGATCGACGTCGTGGTGCTGCAGCGTCTCGAAGAGATCGACCTGGTCCGCACCCTGACCGGGCGGCGCCCCGGCATCGACGTGCCCGCGGTGTTCCTGGAGCACAACGCGCCCCGCCCGCGCCCCGAATCCTCGCCCCACCCGCTGGGCGGCCAGCGCGACATCCCGATCGTGCACGTGACGCACTTCAACGAGATGTTCTGGGATTGCGACGGCGCCCGCACCACGGTCGTCGAGCACGGCATCCCGCAGCCGGAGGCCACCTATCTCGGCGACCTCGAACGCATCGGCGTGGTCATCAACGAGCCGGGGCGCCGTCGTCGGGTGACCGGGTCGGACATGCTCGCCGCGTTCGCGGAAGAGGCGCCGGTCGACGTCTTCGGGATCGACGCCGGCGATGCCGTGTCGGGCGTCGGGTGCGGCATCCACGATGCCGGCAATCTGGATCAGCACACTCTGCACGAGCGGCTCGCCCGGCATCGCGTGTACGTGCATCCGTACCGATGGACGTCGCTGGGGCTCTCGCTTCTCGAGGCCATGATGATCGGGATGCCGATCGTCGCGGTCGCGGCGACCGAGATGATCCGCGCGCTGCCGCCGGGTGCGGGGATCGTCTCGACCGAGCTCGCCGAGCTGACCCGCGGTGCGCGCGCGTATCTCGCCGACCCCGACCTGGCCGCCGCCGCGGGCGCGAAAGCGCGTGCGCACGCGCTCGAGCACTACGGCCTGGAGCGCTTTCTCGACCGCTGGGACGAGACCCTCGTCGACGCCGTCGATTCGTTCACGTCACGCACCCGCGCACCGCGGGCGCAGGAACCCACGGAAGGAGTCCGCAGATGAGGATCGCCATGGTTTCGGAACACGCGAGCCCGCTCGCCGCGATCGGAGGAGTGGATGCCGGCGGCCAGAACGTGCACGTCGCCGCACTGGCCACGGCTCTGGCGGCGCGCGGGCACACGATCACGGTGTACACGCGGCGCGACGACGCCGAACTGCCGCGGCGGGTGCCCATGGGGCGCGGTGTCGAGGTCGTGCACATCGATGCGGGTCCGCCGCACCGCGTGCCCAAGGACGAGCTGCTGCCGTGGATGGACGACTTCGGCGACGACCTCGCGGTCGCGTGGGAGGCTGATCCGCCGCACGTCGTGCATGCGCACTTCTGGATGTCGGGCCTGGCCGCGTTGCGGGCCGTCGACGCGCTGGGCGCGGCACGGCCGCCGGTGGTGCAGAGCTTCCATGCGCTGGGGCATGTGAAACGGCGCCATCAGGGCGCCGACGACACGAGCCCGGCCGAGCGTCGTGAGCTCGAGCCCTTCGTCGGGCGCAACGTCGACCGGGTCATCGCCACCTGCTCGGACGAGGCGTTCGAGCTACACCAGATCGGCGTGCAGACATCGAGGATCTCGTTCACGCCGTGCGGGGTCGACACCGACCTGTTCTGCCCTGACGGGCCGAGCGCGTCGCACGGCGACCGGTTTCGGGTGATGGCGCTGGGCAGGCTCGTGCCGCGCAAGGGCGTGGAGTCGGTCATCGATGCCATGGCCGTGCTGCGCGAACGCGGCATCGACGACGTCGAGCTCGAGATCGTCGGTGGATCGCTGCCGGAGGGGGAGATGGATGCCGATCCCGACGTGCGCCGCCTGCAAGAGCACGTTGCGCGTCGCGGGGTGGGGGAGAGCGTGCGCTTCCGCGGCCAGGTGCCGCACGACGACCTGCCCGCTCTGCTGCGCGCCGCCGACGTCGTCGCGTGCACGCCCTGGTACGAGCCGTTCGGCATCGTGCCCCTCGAGGCGATGAGCACCGGCACGCCGGTGATAGCGAGCGCGGTCGGCGGTCTGCTCGACACGGTGGTGCACGAGGTGACCGGACTGCGGGTCACCTCGCGCGATGCCGAGGCCCTCGCCGACGCCATCCTCGCGCTGCGCGCCGAGCCCGGCTGGGCCCGCACGATGGGCAGAAACGGCCGCGCGCGGGTGGAACGGCTGTACACGTGGTCGCGCGTGGCCGCCGACACCGAGCGCATCTACCGCCAGGCCTATGCCGAGAGGCCGATCCCGCTGCACTCTTTGCACACCGGAACGGCGGTGGCGCGATGAAGACGAGCACGGGCGGCGCCGCACTCATCGCGGCGCCCGCGGATGCGCCGTACCTGCTCTCGCAGCACATCGACGATCACGCCGGCGTGCTCTCGGGTCTGCGTGCGCAGATCCCCCTGCTGGTCGCGTGGGGGAGCGAACTGGCCGAGCGGCTGCAGGCCGGAAGCAGGCTGCTGGTGGCCGGCAACGGCGGATCGGCCGCCGAAGCGCAGCATCTGACCGCCGAGCTCGTCGGCCGCTTCGACGGGGAGCGCGCGCCGTTCTCAGCGATAGCGCTGCACGCCGACACATCGAGCCTCACCGCCATCGGCAACGACTACGGGTACGAAGAGGTCTTCGCCCGGCAGGTGCGCGCGCACGCCCGGACAGACGACATCCTGCTCCTGCTCTCGACGAGCGGGCGAAGCCCCGACCTGGTCGCGGCCGCCCGGGCGGGCACAGCGGCCGGGGCCCTCGTCTGGGCGATGACCGGCTCGGCGCCGAATCCGCTCACGCGGCTGTGCCACAGCACACTCGCGCTCGCCGGCACGGGAGCGGCCGTTCAGGAAGCGCAGCTGGTGGCCGTGCACATGCTGTGCCGCGTCTTCGACGACTGCGTACGGCAAGGAGAGCACCCATGAAGATCACGGTCATCGGAGACACGCTGCTGGATGTCGACCTCGTCGGGACGGCGGATCGTCTCGCCCCCGACGGGCCGGTTCCCGTGGTCGCGGTGGAACGGTCGCATGCCCGCGCCGGCGGCGCAGGACTGGTGGCGACGCTCCTGGCGCGGCGCGGCGTCGATGTGACCCTGGTGACCGCGGTCGCCGACGACGATCCATCGCGGCGCCTGCTTGGGGCACTCGACGCACCGTCGACCCGGGGCGGTGCCGGGCGCATCACCCTCGCGGCCACAGCGCTGCGGGGGCCCACACCGGTCAAGACGCGCCTGCGCGTCGGCGACCGCACCGTCGTGCGCATCGACGAGGGCGACGCGTTCGCGCCGGTGGCGGCGTTTCCGCTGCCGGCGCTCGGGTCGATCGTCGACGCCGATGCCATCGTGGTGGCCGACTACGGGCGCGGCGTGACCGAGGACCCGCGCCTGCGCCGGCTTCTCGAGACGCAGCGCCTACCGCTCGTGTGGGACCCGCACCCCCGGGGTCCGAGCCCGGTGCACTCGGCGACACTGGTCACACCGAACGTCGCCGAGGCCGCCGCGTTCGGACATCGCGCCGGGACGGATCCCGACCGGGCCGGGCGCGCGGCGGATGAGCTGCGACGCGCGTGGCGCGTGCCCGCGGTCGCCGTCACGCTGGGTGAGCGGGGCGCGGTCCTGAGCGAGGGTGGCCGGCAGCATCCGTTCGTGGTTCCGATGCGGGGCAGCGCCACGGCCGACGCCTGCGGCGCGGGGGACTGCCTCGCCGCCGCGGCGGCGATCGCGCTCGGAGAAGGGCTGAGCGTCGCGGCGGCGCTCGAGTCGGGCGTGCACGCAGCGAGCGCCTTCGTCTCGTCAGGCGGCGTGGCCGCGCTCGAACGGTCCGACCCCGCGGGCGACCACCGGGCCGACACCGCGGAGCAGGTCGTCGCGGCGACCCGGGCCGCGGGCGGCACCGTGGTCGCCACGAGCGGCTTCTTCGACGCCTTCCACGCCGGGCACGCCCGCACCCTCGCTGCTGCGCGCCGGCTCGGCGACTGCCTCGTCGTGTGCCTGAACAGCGATCGGTCGATGCAGGCCCTCGACGACCGGACGCCGTTGAGCCCGAGCGAAGAGGATCGCCGCGAGCTTCTGTTGGCGCTGGAGTGCGTCGATGCCGTCGTCCTGTTCGACGAGGCGACGCCGGAGAACGCCATCCGGCGGCTCAAGCCGGACGTCTGGGTGAAGGCCGACAGCCACACGCCCATTCCCGAGAGCGAGGTGCTCGCCGAGTGGGGCGGCTGCACCGTGACCGTGCCCTGGTACCCCGCGCACACGACCGAGGCGCAGCGGCTGCGCCTCGTGGGCTGAACGAGAGGAGCGAGATGAACGAGAAGCGTCGGATCGGAAGAGTGCTGGTCACCGGGGGAGCCTCCGGCCTGGGCGCGGCGGTGGCCGCCGCAGTGGCGAGGGACGGGGGCCAGCCGATCGTCCTCGACAAGGATGTCGCCGGCGTCGACGGGGGCGAGGCCCACCGCATCGACGTCTCCGACACCGGTGCCGTGCACGAGCTGGTCACCCGCATCGCGCACGAGGACGGCGGGCTCGACGCCGTTGTCACCGCCGCCGGGATCGACCGGCCCGGAGCCTTCGCCGATGTCGAGCGGGAAGCGTGGGAGCACATCGTCGCCGTGAACCTCTTCGGCACCGCGGCCGTCGTTCGCGCCGCTCTTCCCGCCCTGCGCGACGCGCACGGGCGCGCGGTGCTGGTGGCATCGTCGCTGGCCCTGCGCACGCTGCCCGATGCGACGGCATACTGCGCCTCGAAGTTCGGCGTGGTCGGGTTCGCGAGGGCTCTCGCGCAGGAGACCCGAGGCCAGCTCGGTGTGACGACCGTCTATCCGGCGGGCATGGACACGCACTTCTTCGACGGACGCGACGAGCAGTACCGTCCCGGTGCCGACGCGCACCTCATCGATCCAGCTCGGGTTGCCGACGGCATCCTGTTCGCTCTTCTCCAGCCCGTCGGGGTCGAAGTGCGTGAGCTGGTCATGTGCCCCGAAGACGAGCCCTCATGGCCGTGAGTGGCAGACGGCGCGCAGATCGTCGTACACGCTGTCGGCCGTGATGCCGGTGAGCAACGAGGGGTCGTGCGCACAGCGCGCGGCCGTCCACCCCACCTGCGTGACGTCACGGCCGCAGATCGGGCAGGCGGTGACCCACGACATCTCGACCCGGTGGCGACCGCGGCTCAGCGGCGCGCCGTTGATAACATTGCCGACCCAGAAGAGGCCGACCGTGGGGGTGCCCACCGCCTGTGCGAGGTGGCGCGGGCCGCTGTCGTTGCCGACGAAGACGGATGCGGCGCCGAGCATCGCCATCAGCTCGGGCAGCGAAAGGCGCCCGCCGGCCGAGACCACCCGGTCGTGGCCGGCCCTCGCGGCCACGGCGTCTGCCAGCGCGACATCCTCGCCGTCGCCGACGGCGATGACCGCCATTCCATCCGCCGCCGCCCGCCGCGCGATGTCGGCGAACCGATCGATCGGCCAGCGGCGCCGCGGGTCGCTCGCGCCCGGGTGCAGCACGACGAGCGGCCGGTCGCCGTCGGTCCAGGCTCCGGCGCCGAGCTCGCGCTCCTGCGCCGTCGGCTCGAGTCGCGGCTCGCTGATGTCGGTCGGGGCGCCGGCGAGCCCCGCGACCTCCAGCCACCGCGCTACCTCGTGCTGGTAGTAGACGTAGGAGAGCGTGCGTTCGAGCGGGGCGGCATCGGGTGTTGCGGTACCGACGCTGTGGCGCGGGCGCAGCGCGAGCAGGAACGGATTGGAGTACCGTCCGCCGCCGTGCAACTGACAGGCCAGATCGATGTCGAGAGCGCGCGCGGCCGCCTCGAAGTCCGCCGCGGAGCGGGCCACGGCGCCGTGGGGCGGTTCGTACACGCCGGTCGCGGCGGGAAGCACCTCGACCCGGTCGACCGGGCCCGGCCGGTCGGCGAGAAGGGCGCGATGCGCGGGTGTGCCGAACAGGACGATCCGCGCTGCCGGATACGTGCGCCGCAGCGCGTCGAGGGCGGGCAGGGTGAACACGAGATCGCCCAGGCCGCCGCCGCGGAGCACCGCGATCGTGCGCACCTCGTCGAACGGCTCCGCCATGGCACTCCTCTCGCCTCCCGATTCTGTTTCCCGCAATCCGCTTTCGATAAACCGAGTGTGAGTGGCGGCCGGAATGGGTACCGGATGAATATGACGGAAGAAGTGGATGCCGCGGCCCGCCGCATACGTGATGCGAAGCCGCGCGTGACGGTGCTCGGGACGTGCATCCTCGACCGCTGGACCTCCGGCGACGTGCATCGCGTCAGCCGCGAGGCCCCGGTGCCCGTGATCGAGATGCGGAAGGTGCAGTCGACCGCCGGCGGCGCCGCGAACACCGCACTGAACGCGGCCGCGCTCGGGGCGCAGGTGCGGCTGCTGGGAGTGGTCGGCGACGACGCGGACGGGAAGCGCCTGCGTGACGTGCTGCGAGCCGGTGGGGTCGATGTGACGGGACTGGTGTCTGCGCCCGGGGCGACGACGATCAGCAAGACGCGCGTCATCGGCAACGACCAGATCCTGGCACGGCTCGACACCGCCGGCGTGCCGCGTCCCTCGGATGCGGTCGTGCGGCGATGGGTACGCACGCTCGGCGCCCTGCGACGTGACGACACGCTCATCGTCTGCGACTACAGCCGCGAGATGCTCTCCGACGAGTTCATCGCCGCGCTTGCGGCATCCCGTCCCCGTTGTCGCATCATCGTGGACGCCCACGATCTCGGCCGTTGGCGGGCCGTGCAGCCCGACATCGTGACGCCCAGCGCCGAAGAGGTCGAGCGACTGCTCGGCGACGAGCTGCCCGGGCCCGACAGAGCCGCGGCCGTCGGAAAGCTGGCCGGGCACATCCTGCATGCCGCCGGCGCCTCCAGCGCCGTCGTCACCCTCGACCACGACGGTGCCGTGAGCCTGCCGCACGACGGCGGCGCTCCGCATCGGACCGTCGCACATCCGGCCCCCGAGTCGCAGGCGACCGGCGCCGGCGACACCTTTGCCGCGGCGCTCGCCGTCGCCGGCGCCGTCGGCACACGGCTGGCCGAGGCCGCCGACTTCGCCCAGCACGCGGCGGACGTGGTCATCGCCCGGACGGGGACGGCGGTCTGTCGACTGGGTGATCTGCTCCCGCATGCGCGCTCACCGCAGCACGGCGTGGTCGATGATGTGTCGCTGCGGGAGCGGCTCGACGAGGAGCGCAGCCTCGGCAAGACGATCGTGTTCACCAACGGCTGCTTCGACATCCTGCACCCCGGGCACACCGCCTACCTCGAGCAGGCCCGCGCGCTGGGCGATGTGCTCGTCGTCGGCGTGAACGACGACGACTCGGTGCGGCGCCTCAAAGGTCCCGAGCGGCCCATCAACGCCGTCGAGGACCGGGCGCGGGTGCTGGCCGCGCTCGGGTGCGTCGACTACGTCGTCGTCTTCTCGGAGGACACCCCGATGCGCTTGCTCTCGCTGCTGCGGCCGCATCTGTACGTGAAGGGCGGGGACTACACGCCCGAGATGCTCGATGAGACCCCCGTCGTCGACGCCTACGGCGGCGAGGTCCGCACGCTCGGCTACTTCCCCGGACACTCGACCACGGCGCTCGTGGACAAACTGAGCCATCGCGTCGACGGAGCAGGATGAAGGAAAGGAGACCCCCGATGTCACCGACGGATTCGTCGAAAGACGACAAGGACGTGTCAGACACCGAACAGACGCCCGAGCCGTTCCGCGACACGGTCGACCACGACGCAGACCACGACGCGCACGACGACGGACACGCGCACGATGCCGGAGCCGACGACGCCGACGACGGGGACGACACCGGCGATGACAGCGACGGGACGTCGAAAGGATCAGACGATGCCCAGTGATGAACTGCCGCCCATCCACACGTGGTGGCCGCACCTGTCCATTCCCGCACGCAACGCCGTGCTGGAAGACCCCGAGGCGCCGTTGAGCCCGCTCGTGGCCCGCGACATCGCCGCGATCACCGGAACGGCGCCCGCTGCGGGGGCCTGTCTGAGCGATGACGACCGGCAGTTTGTGCGGGAGCAGACCGAGACCGTCGATTGAGTCGCTGTCAAGGGGGTCCCGCCCCCGCACGCCTCTTCTATAGCCTGGCGGGCATACATCTAGGGGAGGAACCACGATGACGACCACCGACGATCCCCGGGACGAGCACCGTACGTCCGGCTTTCCGGCCCAGAAGCAAGAGCAGCCGGGCGAGCTCGGCGAACAGCAGCCCAAGCCCGACCACGGTGAGGACAGCTACGATGGCCACGGGCGGCTGGCAGGGCGGGTGGCCCTGATCACCGGCGGCGATTCCGGCATAGGCCGGGCCGTGGCCATCGCCTACGCGCGGGAGGGCGCCGACGTCGCTATCGTGCACCTCCCCGAGGAGCAGGAAGACGCCGACGGCACGCTCGGATACGTCCGCGACGCCGGGCGCAAGGGCGTCAGTCTTCCGGGCGACGTGCGCGACGAGGCGTTCGCAGGGGCGATAGTGGATCGCACCGTGGACGAACTGGGTCGACTCGACATCGTCGTGCTCAACGCCGGCTACCAGAAGGACCGCGACGGCATCGAGACCCTGCCCACCGAAGGGGTCGACCGGGTGTTCCACACGAACCTCTACGGCATGCTCTTCACCGCGCGGGCGGCCGTTCCCCGGTTGCCGGCGGGGTCGTCGATCATCGTGACGGCCTCCATCCAGGCGTTTCAGCCGTCGCCGACACTCATCGACTACGCGATGACCAAGGCGGCGCAGGTGGCGTTCGTCAAGGCGCTCGCCGAGGAGCTCGGGCCCAAGGGCATCCGCGTGAACGCCGTGGCGCCGGGTCCGATCTGGACGCCGCTGATCCCGGCCACGGGATGGGATGCCGAGAAGGTCGAGTCGTTCGGACAAGACACGCCGCTCGGTCGTGCCGGCCAGCCGGCCGAACTGGCGGGAGCCTACGTCTACCTCGCCTCCGATGACGCGTCGTACACCTCCGGGTCGGTGCTGGCGGTCACCGGTGGAAAGCCGCTGTAGTCGCGGGCGCAGCCGCTTCGTCCCCGTTGCTCTCGCCCTTGCGGTGGTGCTCAGCGGCTGCGCTCCCACCACGCCGGCCCCCGCGCTCACTTCGGCCGCAGACGACGCCCGCAGCGCCACGCAGACGGCGTTGCTCGGCGTCCGGCAGGACGAGAAGAGCCTCCTGTTCCCCACGACGGCATCGATCGTCTCCCAAGACATGGGGGAGGAGTTGACGGATGCCGCAAGCCGACTCGCCCTTGAGACGACGAGCACGTCGCTCGACGCCCACTACCGCGAGCGCGCTCTGGAGGCGACCCGGCTGGCCATCTCGGGCGTGCACGCGGCCGAGCAGGGGCACCCGAACCAGGCCGCGACGAAGCTTCGTCGAGCGGTCATCCTCTTCGATGCACTGGGGGCCGAATGAAGAAGCTCTTCGCCGTCGCCCTCGGCATCCTCACCGCGATCGGCGGCTTCGTCGACATCGGAGACCTCGTCACGAACGCCGTGGTGGGCGCGCGTTACGGCATGGGTCTGGCGTGGGTGGTCGTTGCCGGCATCATCGGCATCTGCGTGTACGCCGACATGTCCGGCCGCGTGGCGGCCGTCAGCGGGCGTGCGACGTTCGAGATCATCCGCGAGCGGCTGGGGCCGCGCACCGGGCTTGCGAATCTCTCGGCGTCTTTTCTGATCAACCTGCTCACGCTCACCGCCGAGATCGGCGGTATCGCGCTGGCGCTGCAGCTCGCGTCGGGAGTGGCGCCCGGGATGTGGATTCCCGTCGCGGCATTCGCCGTCTGGATCGTCATCTGGCGCACCAAGTTCTCGATCATGGAGAACGTCGCCGGCCTTCTGGGACTGTGCCTGATCGTGTTCGCAGTGGCGCTGTTCCTGCTCGGCCCCGATTGGGGGACCCTGGGCGATCAGGCGATCCGGCCCTGGTCGGCGGGTTCGCCCGACCTCTCGTACTGGTATTACGCAGTCGCCTTGTTCGGCGCCGCCATGACGCCGTACGAGGTGTTCTTCTTCTCGTCCGGCGCCGTCGAAGAGGGCTGGACGAAGAAGGATCTCGGCACCGAACGGCTGAACGTGTTCGTCGGCTTTCCGCTGGGCGGCCTGCTCTCGCTGTCGATCGCAGGGTGTGCGGCGGTGGTGCTGCTGCCGCTGGGGGTGGATGTCACCTCCCTGTCGCAGCTCGTGATGCCGGTGGCCGAGGCGGGCGGGCGTCTGGCGCTCGCGTTCGTGATCGTCGGCATCCTCGCCGCCACGTTCGGTGCGGCGCTCGAGACGACGCTGTCGAGCGGGTACACCCTGGCGCAGTTCTTCGGATGGAGCTGGGGCAAGTTCCGTCGCCCCCGCCAGGCTGCGCGGTTCCATCTCTCGATGATCATCTGCCTGCTCGTGGGGATCGGGGTGCTCGCGACCGGTGTGGATCCGGTCATGGTCACCGAGGTGTCTGTGGTGTTCTCGGCCGTCGCGCTGCCGCTCACCTACTACCCGATCCTGGTGGTCGCGAACGACCCCGAATACATGGGTGACAAGGTCAACGGACGCGTGCGCAACGGCTTCGCGGTCGTCTTCCTCGTGGTGATCATGGTGGCGGCGCTCGCCGCGATCCCGCTGATGATCCTGACGGGAATGGGCTCATGAAACGTGCACACGGCCCGGACCGGATACTGGACTGGTACCGCGACCCCGACGGGCGGGGCGTGGATGCCAGGCTCCATCTGCTTGATCGGCAGATGCTCGACCGCGACGACGTGCCCGTCAGCACCGTCGACGACGTGGAGCTGGACGGCGTCGTGCTCGGCGAGACCGTCGACCACCGGCATCCACCCGTCGTCGGCGCCATCCTCATCGGGGCGGCGGTCCTCCCGCGGATTTTCGGTGGAAGGATGCCCCGCTCGCGCTGGGCGCGGATCGAGTGGGGCCACGTCACGCGGCTGGACACCGTCATCACGCTCGCCGACAGCGGCGACGACCTCGACGCGACCTGGCTGGAGCGTTGGATCCGCGATCGGGTGATCGCCCACATTCCCGGAGGCTCGCATGCTCCTGAGTGAGTTGCTCGATTCGCGCGTGCACGGACCCGCCGGGCAAGACCTCGGACGGGTCGTCGACGTGCGGTTCCGTCGTGGCGAGCGCACCGACGGCCGCGAGGGCGAGCTCACCCTGATCGCGCTGATCATCAGCCCGCACAGCCGGATGTCGTTCTACGGCTACGAACGGGGCCGGGTGAACCGGCCGGTGGCGATCGCGAAGCTGATCGCGTGGATCCATCGGAAGTCGCGGGTCGTGCCGTGGGAGTGCGTGCAGATCGTCACGGATCAGGGCGTGTTCCTCGGCGTCGAGCCGCCGGTCATCCCTCTGGACGTGCGCCGGCCGATCTCGGCGCAGCAGCCGTAGTCAGGGCAGGTCCTCGACCTGCACCCGCAGATCGTCGGGGCCGTCGTCGTCCTCACCGGCGCCGGGGGCGTCTTCGGGGGCGATGTCGCCCTGCCCGTCCTCGCCCTGCCAGGCCTCCTGCGGATCGTCGCCCTGCGTGTCGGGCTGCAAGGACTCGGCAGAGGCCTCGATGTCTTCCTGGGGGATCTCCTCGTCCTGGTGCGGCTCGCGGGCGGCGGCATCATCGAAGGTGTCGCTCATGATCGTGCTCCTTTCATCGGGAACAGTGTGGGCCGTACCGCGCGCGGCGCCCCATGGGGTTGACGCGGCGCCGGCGACGTCGTAGGCGGGATGCCCTGCGCCGTCGCGAGCCCGGAAGAAGAATCCGTTGTCAACGGGTCGTGTGGCGCAGGGGTCCCCCGCTACGGTGCAGACATGGACGATGACAAGACCACCGGTCGTGGGGGACGCCTGTTCGTGTTCTGGGCATGGATGACGATCATCGCGGGCGGGCTCGCCGTGATGATCGTGATCCCGCTGGCGGGGCGGTGAGCATGATGAAGCGATTCCTGCGCGACAACGGCCTGAGCCTCTGCATGCTCGCGATCTTTCTGGCGGCCCTCATCGGGCAGTCCTTCGCGGGGTGGGCCGCCAACAATGAGGAGCTCGTCGAGCACAGTCAGCCGATCATCGGATACGGCGACTTCGTGAGTTCGTCGGCATTCCTGGTGGATGTCGCGGAGAACTGGCAGTCGGAGTTCCTGCAGTTCTTCGTCTTCATCTTCGCGACGATCTGGCTCATCCAGCG contains the following coding sequences:
- a CDS encoding PRC-barrel domain-containing protein yields the protein MLLSELLDSRVHGPAGQDLGRVVDVRFRRGERTDGREGELTLIALIISPHSRMSFYGYERGRVNRPVAIAKLIAWIHRKSRVVPWECVQIVTDQGVFLGVEPPVIPLDVRRPISAQQP
- a CDS encoding SDR family oxidoreductase; its protein translation is MTTTDDPRDEHRTSGFPAQKQEQPGELGEQQPKPDHGEDSYDGHGRLAGRVALITGGDSGIGRAVAIAYAREGADVAIVHLPEEQEDADGTLGYVRDAGRKGVSLPGDVRDEAFAGAIVDRTVDELGRLDIVVLNAGYQKDRDGIETLPTEGVDRVFHTNLYGMLFTARAAVPRLPAGSSIIVTASIQAFQPSPTLIDYAMTKAAQVAFVKALAEELGPKGIRVNAVAPGPIWTPLIPATGWDAEKVESFGQDTPLGRAGQPAELAGAYVYLASDDASYTSGSVLAVTGGKPL
- a CDS encoding NRAMP family divalent metal transporter, which translates into the protein MKKLFAVALGILTAIGGFVDIGDLVTNAVVGARYGMGLAWVVVAGIIGICVYADMSGRVAAVSGRATFEIIRERLGPRTGLANLSASFLINLLTLTAEIGGIALALQLASGVAPGMWIPVAAFAVWIVIWRTKFSIMENVAGLLGLCLIVFAVALFLLGPDWGTLGDQAIRPWSAGSPDLSYWYYAVALFGAAMTPYEVFFFSSGAVEEGWTKKDLGTERLNVFVGFPLGGLLSLSIAGCAAVVLLPLGVDVTSLSQLVMPVAEAGGRLALAFVIVGILAATFGAALETTLSSGYTLAQFFGWSWGKFRRPRQAARFHLSMIICLLVGIGVLATGVDPVMVTEVSVVFSAVALPLTYYPILVVANDPEYMGDKVNGRVRNGFAVVFLVVIMVAALAAIPLMILTGMGS